In Arthrobacter sp. MN05-02, the genomic stretch CTTCACCTTTGCAGATGTCGGCGCCATCAAAGGCATGGGGTTCACTTATATAGTCATAGGTACTTTCTGGATCGGCATTGCCCTTTTTGGCCAGTAAAACGGGTTGCAGTCAACCCAAACCCCTAGAGCCATCGTCAACTGACAATCGAGAGTTCTTCTACCCGAGCTGCACATGATGCTCGGACTATGGATGGATCTGCACCAGAAATGCGGTTGTTCTGCCCGGTGTCATCACACCAATCGACACCGTAGGGGTAGGCCTCAACGGCCGCCGCCCCGGGCGCCGCTTCCTGCGGAACCTCGAAAGAGTATCTGAAGCCACCCGCGTCACTCATGGGCGCAGTCGTTCGAAGGAGAATTTCGCCTTCCGAATCGGTGACCGTCACTTCAACCTTGGCGTCCGCTCCATAGCGCGGATCACAATCAGAGTCCTGAGCTTGAACCGAAACCGTGTCACCTGCCTTCACGGTCGAAGGACTCACTGAGTAGTCGGGCGGCATGCAGGGTGGGGCACCCCAAAGGGCAGGACTACACCCGGCCAGTACAGCCATCACTCCTGTCCCGCTTACAGCGAGCATCACAAGGACACTCCAGCCATGGGCGCGGCGCGGATCTTTGCTTCGGGCCTTCATCTCCTCATTGTGAAGATGCCCGCACCGCGTTCCAGCTAATCAAGAGAACTGTCGTCAGATCGTTGCTGACCAGGTCGAGGCGGTTCGGAGAAGGATCCCTCACCGTGCGGTGGGGGTCGTTGCCTGCGCGATAACGGCTACGATGCTGGCGATGCTCTGAGCGAGGATCAGCCAGGGGGTAACAGTGCCGAGATAGAGGGCGAGTAGGACTGGGATCATTGCCAGGACGGTCATGTCTGTCCCGTGCAGGAGTGAGGACATTTGGTCCCGGGTACGGATCCGAAGGGTGTCTCCACCGGTGGGGATGTCCAGTCCGTGGGGCGTGTTGCTGCGCGGACCGCTCCGCTCCCATTCCGGCGCCGGCCATGATCCCGAGCAGGATGAGGGCGGGTGAGCCTGCGCCCAGTATGACCAGTGCTGCGATCAGCGTTCCCATCCATGTGGCCATGGTCAGGGCGGGCATGAGCATGCGGCTGCATCGCACCAGGACCGGGCTGACGGGTAGAAGTGCGTCTAGTTCGGGGATGACGGCTGTGCGTCGGGCAACGGTTCCGGTTCCTGCTGTCGTTAGGCAGCCCGCAATGAGGAACACCGAGCTGGAGCAGGATGGGAAGAGCCGGAGTGATCAGGGCGACGCTGACGCAGATCCCGAGCCACACCAGTGCGGCGGTGGGCGGAGGCTGCAGGCGACGGAACGCCACGATATCGGCGCGGATGACCGCCACGCCGGCCCGCCGGGTAGGGCGTGAGTAGTAGCGCGAGCCACGCATGCTGAGGGTTTGGCGTGGCCCGGCTGCCAGTGCACGGCGCAGCTCGTTGATGTCGATGAAAAGATGGACGCCGCGGCGTGACCTGAGACAGCACCGCCGCGTTGCAACTCGGCACCGCTTACGTCACCAATCCGGGAGAGCACGTAGGCGGCGAGCACCACCGCCGCAATGAGTACCAGCACGAGCGGCCACACAGCGGAGGCCAGGAACGGCAGGACGGCCACGGGGGCAAGCCCGACGAGGATTCCTGTCCGGAGTGCGCCGGACGTTGGCATCAGTTGCAGGATTGCCGCGCCGGCAACAGCCAGGACAACACCTCCACCAAAGGCCACCGCCGATCCTGCATGTGCCCACGGGGAGCGGTCGATCGCGGTGAGGAAACTGAAAGGGACATAGGCGAGGGCAGCTACAGCGCTAAGCGAAACCAATCGCGTGCGGAATGATGCAAGGACCATCGGTCGGCGGTCGAGCGGCAGCGGCAACCACCACGCGCCTTCCGCCCGGCTTACCGTGACCGGGCCCAGCTTGCGGGCCAACAGCACGATCCCGACCAACGCCAAATAGGTGAGAATCATCCACAGAACCCCAGCAGGCAGCGCCTGCCAGTGCGCCGCTACCAGGTTCGCCTTGCCGACGCTTCGTCCCATGATTTCGTCGCGGAGTGCCACGACGAGGGATGCCGCCATCATCAGCACGCAGCCCCCGGCCAGCGCGTTCGAGTACACGTCGATGAACAGGTCACGGGTTGAGGAATGGGCCCTGTTGTACTGCCGGGCCGCACGCCGCGTGAAACCAACGACGTCCCGGGCAAGGCGCACCGAATCATCGCGCACAGCATCATCGCGCACCGAATCACTGTCGGGTATCACCGATCCTGCAGCTGCCCGCATGGGGTCAGGAACCTGCAATGATCTGCGCTCCTCGCGCTACGTCCACCAGCTCGACGACCTCGTCGATGACCAGGCATCTTGTCGCTGTACGGACCAGCAGCCGGGGATCGTGGGTGACAAGAACGACGGCGGTCCCAGTATCAGCACGTTCGCGGATTCGGCGGGCCAGCGCGTCGCGCATCACCGGGTCCAGGCGCTGCTCGGGCTCATCAAGGAATAGCAGGGACGAGGGTCGGATGAACCCAGCGGCCAGGAGCAGTCGGCGGCGTTGCCGGAGGACAGCGCGTCAGGGACGGCATGGGCTCTGTCCGAGATTCCGAAGAAGTCCAGCTCGGCGTCCACTGCTTCCTCGGGCGAGCTCAGCGAGTGGCCTCGAGCCACCAGGATCAGGTGTTCACGCACCGTCAACGACGGAAAGAAGACGTCCTCATCGAATACGGTCGCGACTTGCCGCCGGAACATCACCACGTCAGGCATCGCCGGCAGACCATCGACTCGCACATGACCAGACAACGGATCCTGGCGCCCTGCCAAGGTTCGGACAACCGTGGACTTGCCGGCACCGTTGAAACCCACCACCGCAAGAACCTCACCCAGGCTGACCCTGAAGGAAACCTCCCCGCACACAGGACTTCCCGCGTACCCGACCAACAGACGATCAGCTTCAAGCACTTCCCCCACGGCAGCCATCCTCCAACCCTAAACGGCAACCAACAGCTCCTTACCCACCGCAGGCCCGCTGATCCGCACCTATCCGAGGTGACGCGTAAGCCGGTTGTCGAGCGGTACGGAGGAGGATGCTCCAGCGTGCATTCCGCCGGCGCGACGAGACTGGCACGTGATCGAGGAAGTCCTCACCGATCCCACCAGGCTCGTAGAAGCCCGTCACGAAACCCCGTACCTCTGCCACGAGCTCGTCACGCGTCATGGAAGGTACGAAGGTCAAGGGCTTGGCGGCGTTGGTGCCGGCTGACATCGGGAAGATCATCGGAGCCAGCCGTGCAGCCGTGTATCGCTACCTGAGCATCGGAACCAGTGACGTGCGTTGACGTGGATCAAACCGATTCGTGCGTGCAGGCATGGTTACGACGGGCGGATGCTTGAGTGCGGGGGTCTGCTTTGGAGCCCAACATCGACGAAGAACAGGTTCTGATGCCCGTCGCGTGCCTCATTTAGGGTGGAAGGATCCGTTTGCACTGGCGAGAGGATTGGCGATGACGACAGGGTATGACTTTTGGGACGGGCCAGGAGTTGGACGCTCCCACGAAGAGCTCGAGGCTGATCAGTGTTGGGCGTTGCTGGGCACTGCTTCGACGGGCCGGGTCGGGTTCTTCCGGGATGGACGGATCTTCATCTACCCGGTGAACTACCTTGTTCATAACCAGGCTGTTTTCTTCCGCACATCGGCAACAGGGGATCTGGGGCGTGCGCCGCTGGACCGGGCAGCATTCCAGGTCGACCAAGTCGATAAGGCGCGGATGTCGGGGTGGTCCGTGTTGGTGCAGGGTTCGACAGCGGTCGTTGAGGATGAGGCCCTGCTGGCCACGGTGTGGGGCCGGATGATCAACGAACCGTGGGCGGGTGGAGACCGCCGTCAGCTCGTGCAGGTGATACCCGCGAGTATTTCCGGACGCCGGGTCGGCCCCAGCTGAGCTGCACGCGATCCCGGGTGCACTTTTGGTTATGTCCTGCCCGGCGTGCCCGTTGGAGTGCTCTGACTCATCGAATCCTTTTGGCCCTGACCCGGATCCTGCGTTTTCGAGATGAACCGTTGGCACAGAAACGATAAGACTGCATGGCGGAGCTTCATTTACGGTCAGAGAGTGCGCAGGGGTTGACTGGTTTCGGCGTTTCGGGAGAGATGACGTGCTTGGAGAGTTAGTTGGCGAGTATTTCGGCTTGTACGTGGTTCGTGATGGCTTTCAAGGTGTGGTGGTCCTGCTGGGTGAAGGTTCTTGGTTGCAGGTCGAGTAGGGACAGGACGCCGATTCGCCAACCGCCGGGTCCTGTCAGGGGGTGCCCGGCGTAGAACCGAAGGTTCGGTTGTCCCGTAACGAGGGGGTTGGTCCTGAACCGGTCATCTTTCGTGGCGTCGGGGATGACGAGGGCTTGGTCGTGGAGGATGGTGTGGGTGCAGAAGGACATCTCACGAGATAGATCGCGTCCCAAGTCGCCGGCCAGGGACATGATGATCTGCTCCGTGCCGGTGATCAGCGAGATGGTCGATGAGTTGACGTTGAAGGTGTCCCTGGCCGCCCGGGTGAACCGGTTGAAGCGTTCATCGCCTTCGGCAGTGAGGAGTCCGGTGCGCTGGAGGGAGGCCTTTCGATGGCGCTCGGCTTCCCAAGGATCGAACATGTCGGTGACCCGCACTCGTAGGATCGGCCAAGGCCCAGGGTGACGAATGTCGACGCTACTGCTGTGGCCTTGATCATCCGGATGATCTGCAGGGCGGTCCGGCTTTCTACCGGGTGGACTGGAGGTCGTGAGCTCTTCCACAGCGTAGGTAAGGAGGTCCCGTTGCAGGGCGTCGAGCATGATGAGTCCGTGAAGGTATGAGGCAACCGCTACGCCATCAGCGGTACCGCCCATGGAGAAGTATCGGAGCCACACATCATCGATGGTCAGATCTGCCCTCCGCATGGCGTTGGCTGTGCGCCATTGCTGGTCGAACGGATTCATGTGGTGTTCCAATTCTCTTTCGACCACGTGATCAGGTTCGGTGATGCGGCCCCAGCCCAGCACGGTGATGACCCTGCCGGCCCCTGCAGGAAGCAGGGGTCTCAGTCATCACCACGTACATCCATCGTGGCAGATGAAAGCAGTACTTCCTGATGTGAGATCGAAATGCAACAGCCGGCACGATGGCACCCATCACCACCGTCTGGTTGATCGCTTGGTCGGCTGTGTGTCCGGCAGATGCCGGTACCGTAGTCCTCGACAGCGGAAGCTTTGGAATCGTGATCGGCAGTTGTGCTTACCGGTATCGCCGTGTGGGCGGAGCTTCGGGCCCGAAGATGCCTACCTGGACACCGGTGATCGGGGTGTCCCAGTGGGCTTCCGAGGCAGGTAGTCCGGTGAGTCGGTTCTTGACCCAGGTGCTGAGGTCTGCGGACTCGCGGTTTTCCTCTACTACGTCGCGTAGTAGGTAGCCTCCGTGGCGTGGCAGCGCCATCTTCGTTCCATCGCTGAAGGACAGGATGAACTTCACCTGCGCGTGCAGGCGGTTCTGCTTCAGTGCGTGGTCGGCTTCGTGGCGTAGAGCGGTCAGGGCGTGCTCGAAGATGAGATCGGAGGGGTGGGAAGCCTGATGAGCGGGGTGGAGGACCGAGTGAAAGGCGACCCAGTGCAGGGGGTGGACATCGGAGATGACAGTGACCGCGCCGGTTTGAGCGCTGATCTGCAGCCACACCAGATCGTCTGGAACCCCAGCCTGTTGAGCCAGCGCATGGCGGACGGTGCATGCATCCCAGAGAGAGCCGATGGTGTGGCGCACAGCAGGGGCATCGGGGCAGGTCACCTCGAACCCGCCGTCGACTTCTTCCACATGCACTTTGATCACCAGCATCACGCACCGCCTGCCGGGCGCGGACGGCGCCCTGCTCCCCAAGGTATGAGCATCACCAGCGCACTACCAGCACAAAAGCACCCCAGATCCCACTGGCGCTCGAAGTACGTTCGGCCCTCCCTTTCTGGCCGGTGGTTTGGCCCGGAGTCAGGCCAGTAGTTCGGGCGGGTCCTGCGGTGGCTGCAACTAAGCCGGACCGGTCGTCTTATGCACGACGTCGTACACGGCTTTGATGACGCCGTTGGAGTAGACGCCCGAGTCCCTAAGGTGGAGGCGCTGCCGATCCCGATCCCTCATGCTGAACAGGTTCTTGCCTGTACCGAGGAGTACCGGGAAAACCAGCAGGTTGTAGCGGTCGATGAGGTTCGCGTCGGCCAGGTTCCGAGCGAGTTCGGCACTGCCGTGAATGAAGATCGCGCCCTCGCCGCGTTGCTTCAGGGCAGCGACGTCATCAAGTGTCCGCAGGATCTCGATCGGCCCCCAGTCATCGACAATCGCATCCTGGTCGAGGGTGCCCGACACCACGTACTTCGGAAGATTCCTATACCCTGCGTGGTCTTCCGATCCGGGCCAGATGGGCGCGAACGCTTCGTAGCTGCGACGCCCGAACATCAGCGCTGTTGTCTCCCTGAGCTCCTCACTCTTGAGCTCGAACGCTTCCGGGACGAACTCGGTGCTGAAGACCCAGCCACCACTGCGGTGGCCTTCGACACTTCCGCCGGGTGAATCCACGACACCGTCGAGCGTCATGAAACCCGTCCAGACCAGTTCCCGCGACATGAAACCCTCCTCCTAGGGGATGTACGTAGCTGATGGAAGTATCCATAAGTACCAGCTCAGACGTAGCAACCGGCGAAAGTCCAACAGTGAACCCTGGTTACAAGCAGGCCCGACTCCAAGGGCGTACGTGCTGTGGTCATCCCTTGGATCGTGAGGGGAACTTCGCAGGAGTGAGCTTGAATCCGTTCACCTGTCACGAGCGATGCCATCCCCGACTGTTCTCTGATTAGTCTCGACACCATGGACCCGACACACCCTCTCGATCCTTCAAATTCATCGGATTCATCTCATCATTCGAACTTCCTGAATCCCATGGACGAGCTCGCCGCCTTCATCCTTGCCCGCATCGAGGAGGACGAGGTGCTCCTAACCGGCGGAGACATGATGCCCGCAATGGCTGAAGAGCGGCTCCTGGCCGAATGTGAGGCCAAGCGGCGCCTGATCGCTCATGTGCAGCGCATCGAGTGGAACATCAAGCCGGTTGAAGACCAGAACTACATGCGCAGGATCCTTGAACTGCTCGCCCTGCCCTGGATC encodes the following:
- a CDS encoding hypothetical protein (possible pseudo due to frameshift), with product MAAVGEVLEADRLLVGYAGSPVCGEVSFRVSLGEVLAVVGFNGAGKSTVVRTLAGRQDPLSGHVRVDGLPAMPDVVMFRRQVATVFDEDVFFPSLTVREHLILVARGHSLSSPEEAVDAELDFFGISDRAHAVPDALSSGNAADCSWPLGSSDPRPCYSLMSPSSAWTR
- a CDS encoding deaminase reductase, which encodes MSRELVWTGFMTLDGVVDSPGGSVEGHRSGGWVFSTEFVPEAFELKSEELRETTALMFGRRSYEAFAPIWPGSEDHAGYRNLPKYVVSGTLDQDAIVDDWGPIEILRTLDDVAALKQRGEGAIFIHGSAELARNLADANLIDRYNLLVFPVLLGTGKNLFSMRDRDRQRLHLRDSGVYSNGVIKAVYDVVHKTTGPA